The following are from one region of the Vibrio rarus genome:
- the dut gene encoding dUTP diphosphatase — protein MKKIDLKILDPRIGKQFPLPQYATEGSAGLDLRACLDEALIVTPGTTHLVPTGLAIHIGDSSLAATILPRSGLGHKHGIVLGNLVGLIDSDYQGQLMVSVWNRGQDTFTIEPGDRIAQLVFVPVVQAEFNLVEDFDSSSRGEGGFGHSGRN, from the coding sequence ATGAAAAAAATTGATTTAAAGATATTAGACCCACGTATTGGCAAGCAATTCCCTCTTCCTCAATATGCCACTGAAGGATCTGCGGGCTTAGATTTACGCGCTTGCCTAGATGAAGCCTTAATTGTGACCCCAGGTACCACTCATTTAGTACCAACAGGGTTGGCCATACACATAGGTGACTCCAGTTTAGCGGCCACCATTTTACCCCGCTCAGGCCTTGGTCATAAACACGGCATAGTACTGGGTAACCTTGTTGGTTTAATTGACTCGGATTATCAAGGGCAGCTTATGGTGTCAGTGTGGAACCGAGGACAGGATACTTTTACTATCGAACCCGGCGACCGTATTGCACAACTGGTGTTTGTTCCTGTCGTTCAAGCCGAATTCAACCTTGTAGAGGACTTTGATAGCTCTTCTCGCGGTGAAGGTGGTTTTGGTCACTCAGGCAGAAATTAG
- the slmA gene encoding nucleoid occlusion factor SlmA: MTGKRSSNRRDEILQALALMLESSDGTSRITTAKLAQQVGVSEAALYRHFPSKARMFEGLIDFIEQSVLVRINQIMDQEKDTMVRLHEVLRFILLFAEHNKGLSRILSGHALMFENERLRDRINQLFSKIESQLKQILRERMLREGKGFATDEKILAAIVLSYVEGRLNRFVRSDFKIKPSAGFDDYWSILNQQLA, encoded by the coding sequence ATGACAGGCAAACGTAGTTCAAATCGTCGTGACGAGATTTTACAAGCTCTTGCTTTGATGCTGGAGTCCAGCGATGGTACATCCCGAATTACTACGGCTAAATTAGCACAGCAAGTAGGCGTTTCAGAGGCCGCTCTTTATCGCCACTTCCCTAGTAAAGCGCGCATGTTTGAAGGGCTGATTGATTTTATTGAACAATCGGTTCTGGTTCGTATCAATCAAATTATGGATCAAGAAAAAGACACCATGGTTCGACTGCACGAAGTTTTACGCTTTATCTTACTCTTTGCTGAACATAATAAAGGTCTTTCTCGCATCCTCTCTGGACATGCACTAATGTTTGAGAATGAGCGACTTAGAGATCGAATTAATCAACTCTTTAGCAAAATAGAAAGCCAACTTAAGCAGATCTTAAGAGAGAGAATGCTTCGAGAAGGTAAAGGCTTTGCTACTGACGAAAAAATACTGGCTGCCATTGTATTAAGCTATGTGGAAGGACGACTCAATCGCTTTGTACGCAGTGACTTTAAAATAAAACCCTCTGCTGGGTTTGATGATTATTGGAGCATTCTCAACCAGCAACTTGCTTAA
- the lpxL gene encoding LpxL/LpxP family Kdo(2)-lipid IV(A) lauroyl/palmitoleoyl acyltransferase — MSKYDNPTFSAKLLHPIYWGVWFGFGLLALIVNILPLAILLPFGRSLGKMAMPFARSRVKVAKRNLELAFPNMAQDEIERIVIENFKNTGFALFETGITWFWPTWRLKRHIKVHNAKHIIECAKQKKGVLVCHPHALNLEVSARAFAILGYPGHGVYRPHSNPAYNLIQYWGRTHNGNKVIDRKNLKEMIRTLKSGERLFYLGDHDYGRNKAVFVPFFAVKEACTVTGANILAKVTDCAIIPMTGFRDTDNKWELYFDDPIHEQFPKDDLEAGATYMNKALEKAILRKVDQWMWLHKRFKTAKDESLPKGYLYK; from the coding sequence ATGAGTAAATACGATAACCCCACCTTTAGCGCAAAGTTATTGCATCCCATTTATTGGGGGGTCTGGTTTGGCTTTGGCTTGCTTGCCTTGATTGTGAATATTTTGCCTCTGGCCATCCTGCTGCCTTTCGGTCGTAGCTTAGGCAAGATGGCGATGCCTTTTGCGAGAAGCCGTGTAAAAGTAGCAAAGCGAAACCTTGAGCTCGCCTTTCCGAACATGGCGCAAGATGAAATTGAGCGCATTGTTATTGAAAACTTTAAGAATACGGGTTTTGCACTATTTGAAACGGGCATTACTTGGTTTTGGCCTACATGGCGACTAAAGCGACACATCAAAGTCCATAATGCTAAGCACATTATAGAGTGTGCAAAGCAGAAAAAAGGGGTGTTAGTATGCCACCCTCACGCACTAAATTTAGAAGTCAGTGCCCGCGCTTTTGCTATTCTTGGCTACCCCGGACATGGTGTCTATCGACCACATTCCAATCCTGCCTATAACCTCATTCAATACTGGGGGCGCACACATAATGGCAATAAAGTGATTGATCGTAAAAATCTAAAAGAGATGATCCGAACCCTTAAAAGTGGCGAACGTCTTTTCTATTTAGGTGATCACGATTATGGACGCAACAAAGCGGTATTTGTGCCCTTTTTCGCTGTGAAAGAAGCGTGTACAGTCACCGGAGCCAACATTTTAGCCAAAGTAACGGATTGTGCGATCATCCCTATGACAGGCTTTCGTGATACAGACAACAAGTGGGAGCTTTATTTTGATGATCCCATTCATGAGCAGTTCCCTAAAGACGATTTAGAAGCGGGAGCCACTTACATGAACAAGGCGTTAGAAAAAGCTATTTTACGAAAAGTGGATCAATGGATGTGGCTACATAAACGCTTTAAAACAGCAAAAGATGAAAGCCTGCCAAAGGGCTACCTCTATAAGTAA
- the lpxL gene encoding LpxL/LpxP family Kdo(2)-lipid IV(A) lauroyl/palmitoleoyl acyltransferase, with protein sequence MNKYAPPQFSIKLLHPKYWGVWFSFGVLALFVNLLPYPLLLKSGQALGMLGTKLAKSRVKVAKRNLELAFPDKGQDEIAQLTEENLKNTGLAFIEMGMTWFWPTWRLKRRIRTTNFQQAIDFEKEGRGVLLCHPHTLNLEISARAFAVLGYPGSGVYRPNNNPVYDLIQYWGRTHNGNTLVDRKNVKEMIRVLKRGQRLFYLGDHDYGRNKSVFVPFFAVKDACTTTGANMLFSLTNCAMIPVTGFRDEKGLYDLNLADSIHEHFPKDDLAAGATMMNEAYEKVIMRQIDQWMWVHKRYKTMADETLPRGLRYKSQQ encoded by the coding sequence ATGAATAAATACGCCCCACCTCAGTTTTCCATCAAACTTCTTCATCCTAAATACTGGGGAGTTTGGTTTAGTTTTGGTGTTCTTGCATTGTTTGTAAACCTATTGCCTTACCCACTACTGCTTAAGAGTGGTCAAGCTCTTGGTATGCTAGGCACAAAACTAGCAAAAAGCCGAGTTAAAGTGGCTAAACGCAACTTAGAATTGGCCTTTCCTGATAAAGGCCAAGATGAAATCGCTCAACTTACTGAAGAAAACCTAAAAAATACCGGGTTAGCCTTTATTGAAATGGGTATGACTTGGTTTTGGCCTACATGGCGACTAAAGCGTCGTATCCGCACGACTAATTTTCAACAAGCTATCGACTTTGAAAAAGAAGGGCGTGGAGTACTTCTATGTCACCCACATACCCTAAACTTAGAGATCAGTGCCCGTGCATTCGCCGTGCTTGGCTATCCGGGCAGTGGTGTGTATCGACCAAACAACAATCCAGTGTACGATTTAATTCAATACTGGGGGCGCACTCATAATGGTAATACCTTAGTCGACCGCAAAAACGTGAAAGAGATGATTCGCGTTTTAAAACGTGGGCAACGTCTTTTCTACTTAGGTGACCATGATTATGGACGTAACAAATCGGTTTTTGTGCCCTTCTTTGCCGTAAAAGATGCGTGTACGACAACGGGAGCCAATATGTTGTTCTCCCTAACAAACTGCGCCATGATCCCCGTAACCGGTTTTAGAGATGAAAAAGGCTTATATGATTTGAATCTTGCTGATTCTATTCATGAGCATTTCCCAAAAGACGATTTAGCCGCAGGTGCCACTATGATGAATGAAGCCTACGAAAAGGTCATCATGCGCCAAATTGACCAGTGGATGTGGGTACATAAACGCTATAAAACAATGGCAGATGAAACCCTCCCTCGAGGGTTACGATATAAATCACAACAATAA
- the coaBC gene encoding bifunctional phosphopantothenoylcysteine decarboxylase/phosphopantothenate--cysteine ligase CoaBC gives MQPLEGKKIVLGISGGIAAYKCAELTRRLSERGAQVKIIMTKAAQEFITPLTMQAVSGHPVSDSLFDPAAEASMGHIEIAKWADLVLLAPATADLIARMSAGMGNDLLSTFVLATDAPVAVSPAMNQQMYSNIATQENLATLQRRGMFIWGPASGEQACGDIGAGRMLEPMQLVELCIAHFQPKLLQGKKITITAGPTQEAIDPVRFISNHSSGKMGFALAEQAARLGAEVTLISGPVSLTTPSNVKRINVLSAEQMHEAALQVAPSQDIFIGCAAVADYRPALIAQQKMKKTADCDELVIRMVKNPDIIASVAGLTQHRPFTVGFAAETQNVEKYAMDKLARKNLDLICANDVSQTGIGFNSNDNTLNLYWRNGNKAFPLASKQALAKNILEHIIELTQ, from the coding sequence ATGCAACCTCTTGAAGGGAAAAAAATCGTTCTCGGTATCAGCGGTGGTATCGCAGCGTATAAATGTGCAGAATTAACCCGTCGCCTCAGCGAACGAGGCGCACAAGTTAAAATTATCATGACCAAAGCGGCCCAGGAGTTTATTACTCCATTAACCATGCAAGCCGTCTCTGGGCATCCTGTTTCCGACAGTTTATTTGATCCTGCCGCCGAAGCGTCGATGGGACATATAGAAATAGCCAAATGGGCCGATTTAGTCTTGCTGGCGCCCGCTACAGCGGATCTTATCGCACGTATGTCAGCAGGTATGGGCAATGATCTACTCAGTACGTTTGTCTTAGCAACCGATGCTCCTGTGGCTGTGTCTCCAGCAATGAATCAGCAGATGTATAGCAATATCGCAACCCAAGAAAACCTTGCCACCTTACAGCGTCGTGGCATGTTTATTTGGGGTCCTGCCTCTGGTGAACAAGCGTGTGGGGATATTGGCGCAGGAAGAATGCTTGAGCCGATGCAGTTAGTGGAACTCTGTATTGCACATTTTCAACCTAAACTGCTACAAGGAAAAAAAATAACCATTACCGCAGGCCCTACGCAAGAAGCCATTGATCCAGTGAGATTCATATCCAATCATAGCTCAGGAAAAATGGGCTTCGCTCTAGCAGAACAAGCCGCTAGATTAGGCGCAGAAGTCACCCTGATTAGCGGCCCGGTTAGCTTAACGACACCAAGTAACGTGAAGCGCATCAACGTATTAAGCGCCGAACAAATGCACGAGGCAGCCTTACAGGTTGCACCATCGCAGGATATATTCATTGGTTGCGCAGCTGTGGCGGATTATCGCCCTGCACTTATTGCACAACAAAAAATGAAAAAAACAGCGGATTGTGATGAGCTTGTGATACGCATGGTGAAAAACCCAGATATTATCGCCAGCGTCGCCGGTCTCACACAACACAGGCCTTTTACTGTAGGCTTTGCCGCTGAAACTCAAAACGTAGAAAAGTACGCCATGGATAAACTGGCCAGAAAGAATCTAGATCTGATCTGTGCAAACGATGTTTCTCAAACTGGTATCGGCTTCAATTCTAACGATAATACTCTTAATCTTTACTGGCGTAATGGCAACAAAGCTTTTCCGCTAGCGAGCAAACAAGCTCTAGCAAAAAATATACTAGAACACATTATAGAACTAACCCAATAA